ACGCGCGATCGCGGTGAGCGCCTCCTGGCAGGTCTCCACGCTGACGCCGTAGTGGGCGATGCGCTCCTCCTCCACGAGGGTGTCCAGGGCGTCGAACACCTCGTCCGTGGAGTACACGGCCGTGGGCGGGCAGTGCAGCTGGACCAGGTCGATGCGGTCGACCCCGAGGTTGCGCCGCGAACGGTCGTTCCAGGCGCGGAAGTTGTCGAGGACGTAGTTCTCCGGGATCTGGTCGACCCGGCGGCCCATCTTGGTGGCGACCATCACGTGCAGGTCCGGCCGGCCCGCCAGGAACGCGGCGATGGTCTGCTCGCTGCGTCCGTCGCCGTACACATCGGCGGTGTCGAAGAAGGTCACGCCGGACTCGGCGGCCGCCTCCAGGACCGCCAGGGCTTCCTTGTCGTCGACGTCTCCCCAGTCGGCGCCCAGCTGCCACGTGCCGAGACCGATGACGGAGGCGTGCTGACCCGACCTGTCGAAAGTGCGCTCGTCCATGCCGTCAGTCTGTCATCCACCGCACCCGAGTGCGGAACGAGCCGCTCCGGTGCGCTCCTTGCGAATCTTTCACTCACACGAGTGACGTGTTTCGACAGCGGGTGGACTCGTGTCACCACGCGCCTAGCGTGGCTCCGTGACTGATCGTTCAGTGAGCAACCCCCCGTCCGGGGCCGGGGACTACCCGTCCTGGAGCCGCCGTGGCTTCCTGCTGTCCGCCGCCGCTCTGGCCGCCCTTCCCGTCCTGGTGGACGTGGATCCGGCGGTGGCGGCCCAGGAGCTGCCGGACTTCCCCGAAGGCGTCGCGCTGTACCGCTCGGCGTACCGCAACTGGGTGGGCGAGATCACCGCCGACGGCCTGTGGGCGTGCGCTCCCGAGAGCCCCGGCCAGGTCGTCGACGTCGTCAACTGGGCCTGGCGGCACGGCTGGGCGGTGCGCGCCCGCGGTGCCTCGCACGGCTGGTCGCCGCTGACCGTCACCGCGCACACCTCCTCGGACACCCCCGTCCTTCTCGTCGACACCGCCCGGCACCTCACCGGCCTGAGCCTCGACTCACCGTCCGCCATCCGCGCGGGAACCGGCGTCACGATGGACGCCCTGCTCGGCCATCTGGAGCAGCACGGCCTCGGGGTCACCGCCGCTCCGGCCCCGGGCGACCTCACCCTGGGCGGTGCCCTGGCCGTCGACGCCCACGGCACCGCCGTACCGGCGCGGGGCGAACAGCGGCCGCCGGGGCACACCTACGGCTCGCTCAGCAATCTGGTGCTGTCGCTGACGGCGGTCGTGTGGGACGAGGGCTCGGGGGCGTACGTCCTGCGCACCTTCCGCCGGGACGAGGCGGACTGCGCAGCGCTGCTCACCCATCTCGGCCGCTCGCTGGTGACCGAGGTCGTGCTGCGCGTGGGCGCGAACGCCAACCTGCGGTGCGTGAGCCGTACGGACATCCCGGCGGCCGAGCTGTTCGCCGCGCCGGGCACCGACGGGCGCACCCTGGCGGGCTTCCTCGACAAGGCCGGGCGTGTGGAGGCCATCTGGTTCGCCTTCACCGAGGTCCCGTGGCTGAAGGTGTGGAGCGTGGCGCCGACCCGGCCGCTGACCTCACGGCATGTGACGTCGCCGTACAATTACCCCTTCTCCGACAACGTGCCGACCGTGGTGGCGGACCTGGTGGGGCGGATGACCTCGGAGGCCGCCTGGTACCTGGCCCCGGTGCTGGGCAACGCGCAGTACGACGTCGCCGCGACCGGACTGGTCGCGACGCTGTCGGCCGACATCTGGGGGCCGTCGAAGAACACCCTGCTCTACATCAAACCGACGACACTCCGGGTCACCGCGAACGGGTACGCGGTGCTCACCGGGCGGGACCAAGTGCAGCGGGTGGTGCACGAGTTCACGTCCTACTACCGGGAGCGGCTCGCCGCGTACGCCGCCGTGGGCCGCTACCCGGTCAACGGCTCGGTCGAGATCCGGGTGACGGGTCTGGACGATCCCGCCGACACCGAACTCGACGGCGCCCGCGCCCCGTTGCTGTCGGCGCTGCGGCGCGAGGCGAGGCGTCCCGAGTGGGACACGGCGGTGTGGCTGGACGTGCTGACACTGCCCGGCACCCCGTATGCGGAGCGGTTCCTGCGGGAGTTGGAGCAGTTCCTGCTGCGCGAGTTCGACGGCGAGGACGCCCTGACCCGGGTCGAGTGGTCCAAGGGCTGGGCGTACACCGACGACGCGGTCTGGAGCGACGAGGAGGTGCTGGGGACGGTGATTCCAGGTTCCTTCGGCGAGGCGGCCTGGGGGCAGGCCGCCGGAATCCTGGACCGGCTCGACCCGCACCGGGTCTTCGGCAACGGCTTCCTCGACCGCCTGTTCCGATAACCGGTTGCCCCCGCCGGGTGCGGCTGCGAGGCTCACGATCATGCCTGCCTTCGCCGCGCCCGACGGGACCGAACTCGCCTATCACGTCCTCGGGGACGACGGGCCGCCCGTGGTCTGTCTGCCCGGCGGGCCCATGCAGGCGTCCGCCTATCTCGGCGAGCTCGGCGGTCTGTCCGCGCGCCGTCGGCTCGTGCTGCTGGACTTCCGGGGGACCGGCGACTCCGCGCTCCCCGAGGATCCCGCCACCTTCCGGTGCGACCGGCTGGTGGACGACATCGAGGCCCTGCGCGCGCACCTGGGCCTGGATTCGATGGACTTGCTCGGACACTCCGCCGGCACCAACCCCGCCGTGCTGTACGCGGCCCGCCACCCGCGGCGCGTGGACAGACTCGCGCTGATCACGCCGAGCGCCGGGGCCGTCGGACTGACGGTCGCGCCGCAGGTGCGGCGGGAGAGCGCGCAGTCGCGGCACGACGAGCCGTGGTTCCCGACCGCGTTCGCCGCCCTGCAGGACATCACCACCGGCCGCGCCACCGTCGACAGCTGGGAGGCCATCGCGCCCTTCCTGTACGGGCGTTGGGACGACACGGCCCGTGCGCATCATGCCGCCGGGGCCTCCCAGCGGAATGACGAGGCCGCCGCGGTCTTCGGCGGGGAGGGGGCGTTCGACCCGGCCGCCACCCGGGCCGCGCTCGCCGGTCTGGCGGCGCCGGTGCTGCTGCTGGCCGGTGAGGTCGACCTCAACTCCCCGCCGTCCATGGTCGCCGAGTTCGCCGGGCTCTTCGCCAAGGCCGAGTCGGTGGTGCAGCCGGGAGCCGGTCACTTCCCCTGGCTGGACGATCCCGAGCGGTTCGCGGCTACGGTCGGGGAGTTCCTGGCGTGAGGTGCCCCTGGACGAGCGGGGCGTACCGCTCCACGATCTCGTCCAGTTCCGCCGCGCGGACGTGGGGGCCGCGGGCGAGACCGTAGATCACGCCGAGACCGAGCAGCGCGGCCACGGCGAGTTCGGCGCGCAGGCCCGCGTCGGGGCCCGTGAGCCGCTCGGTGAGGCGTTCGGTGACCTGGGTGCGGAAGTTGGCGCGCAGAATGTCGCCCTGTTCGGCGTGCAGGGGCGCGAACACGATGCGCAGCAGCGGGTCGGCGCCGTGCCGGGACTGACCGACCAGCACGTGCCGCACCATGTGCCGGCCGAGGTCGTCCAGCGGGGCGTCCAGCAGGGCGTCGGCGTCGGTCTCGAAGGACATCACGCGGGCGAAGAGCGCGTCCTTGTTTCCGAAGTACTTGAGGATCAACGGCGCGCTGACCCCGGCGCGTTCGGCGACGGCCTTGAGGGTGATGTCGGCGTGGGCGTGCCGGGCCAGCAGATAGCGGGCGGCCTTGAGGATGGCCGCCTTGGTGGCCTCGGCGTCCCGGCGGGCGGGCGCGGTCGTGGTGGGGGGAGTGCTCACGGCACTCATGCTCCCTCCAACGCCTCGTCCCGCGCATCCAGGGTGCCGCTCCCGGCCCTGCGGGAACCGCGCCGCCCGGTGTCACCGGGGATGGTCAGCGCCGTGGCGCTCGCCACCAGGGCGACGATCCCGGCCACGGTGAAGGCGAGCAGGTAGCCGTGCAGGGTGGGCACCGGGACGCCGCCGAGCGGGCTGGTGTGGTGGACGAGGATGGCGGCCACGGCGGCGCTGGAGGTGGCCTGGCCGATCGTGCGCATCAGGACGTTGACGCCGTTGGCGGACGCGGTCTGTTCGGCCGGTACGGCGCGCAGGATCAGGGTGGGCAGCGCCGAGTAGGCGAGGGTGGTGCCGGTCGCCACGACCGTGGCGCCCAGGATGATCATCCACAGGTCGCGGCTGTCGGCGATGCGCACCGCGTAGCCGCAGGCGATGACCGCGGCTCCGAGCGAGAGTGTGACGCGCGGGCCGCGCGCGGCGGAGATCCGGGCCGACAGCGGTGAGAAGAGCAGCATCGTCACGCCGCCGGGCAGCAGGCACAGTCCGGTCTCCACGATCGACAGCCCGAGGCCGTATCCGGTGGCCTTCGGCGCCTGCACCAGCTGCGCGGTGACGAGGGAGTTGGCGTAGAAGGCGAATCCGGTGAGCAGGGCCGCGACATGGGACAGCCCTACCCGGGGCCGCGAGACCAGGCGCAGGTCGACCAGCGGCCGCTCGGTGTGCAGCTGCTGCCACCACCACACGGCGAGGAGGGCCACGGCGGCGGCGAACAGACCCACGACCCGGGCGCCGGTCCAGCCCCACTGCCCGCCCTGGGACACCCCGAGCAGCAGGCAGACCAGCCCGGCGGCCAGCCCCAGCGTGCCGGCCACGTCGAACCGGCCGGGCTCGCGCACCGGCGACTCCTTCACCGCCCACCACACCGCGGACACGCCCAGGGCACCGAGGAGGCTGGTCAGCCAGAACATGGTGTGCCAGTCGTAGTACTGCACGACCAGCGCGGCGAGCGGCAGGCCGAGCGCGGCGCCGATCCCGACGGTGGAGCTCATCAGGGCGACCGCGGAGCCCCGGCGCTCGGGGGGCAGTTCGTCGCGCAGGATGCTGATCGACAGCGGCACTACGGAGGCGGCGGCGCCCTGGAGGGCACGCGCCGTGATGAGGACGGCGATGTCGGAGGACAGGGCGCACATCACCGAGCCGACGGTCATCAGCAGCAGCGCCGCGGTCAGCACCCTGCGCTTGCCGTACATGTCGCCGGCCCGGCCCAGCACGGGGGTGAGGACGGCACCGGACAGCAGGGTCGCGGTGACCGTCCAGGAGACCGCGCCGGGCGAGGAGCGGGTGAGCCGGGGCAGGTCGGGCAGCAGGGGGACGACGACGGTCTGCATGACGGCCATGAGGATGCCGCCGAAGGCCAGCACCGGGATCGTGAGTCGGCCGCGCAGCCCCGGCCGCACGGAGGGCTGGGCTATCGGTGCGGGCTGCTCCATCGGTACTCCAGCGGGTGACACGCGAGACACTTGGGTGAATGGCAATTCACCATAGCCGGTGAATTGCCATTCACCCAAGGGCTGGGCCGGCCGTCAGCCCTGCCGGCGCGAGGCGAGCTCCCGTGCGTGCACGGTGCGCGCGACCTTCGGTCCGAGCCAGCGCTTGAAGCGGCGCAGCGCTTCGAGCCGGCCGGCCGCCCGGTCGATCCGGTAGTAGATCTGTGGCGGGACGTACGGCAGCAGCGGCGAGTGCCGCTGGCCGAGCAGGGCGAACATCTGCTGGGGGGGCAGGCGAATGTAGCGGGGCAGGTTCTCGTACCACCGGGCGCTGTAGCGGGCCGCGCTCTGGATGGACAGCAGCTCGGCCTTGCGCTGTCGCTCGTAGCGGACGAGGGCCTGCGGCAAGGAAGGCTCTTCGCGCAGGGCGTCGGCCAGCGCGATGGCGTCCTCCAGGGCGAGGGTGGTGCCGGCGC
Above is a genomic segment from Streptomyces sp. SLBN-31 containing:
- a CDS encoding cholesterol oxidase substrate-binding domain-containing protein — protein: MTDRSVSNPPSGAGDYPSWSRRGFLLSAAALAALPVLVDVDPAVAAQELPDFPEGVALYRSAYRNWVGEITADGLWACAPESPGQVVDVVNWAWRHGWAVRARGASHGWSPLTVTAHTSSDTPVLLVDTARHLTGLSLDSPSAIRAGTGVTMDALLGHLEQHGLGVTAAPAPGDLTLGGALAVDAHGTAVPARGEQRPPGHTYGSLSNLVLSLTAVVWDEGSGAYVLRTFRRDEADCAALLTHLGRSLVTEVVLRVGANANLRCVSRTDIPAAELFAAPGTDGRTLAGFLDKAGRVEAIWFAFTEVPWLKVWSVAPTRPLTSRHVTSPYNYPFSDNVPTVVADLVGRMTSEAAWYLAPVLGNAQYDVAATGLVATLSADIWGPSKNTLLYIKPTTLRVTANGYAVLTGRDQVQRVVHEFTSYYRERLAAYAAVGRYPVNGSVEIRVTGLDDPADTELDGARAPLLSALRREARRPEWDTAVWLDVLTLPGTPYAERFLRELEQFLLREFDGEDALTRVEWSKGWAYTDDAVWSDEEVLGTVIPGSFGEAAWGQAAGILDRLDPHRVFGNGFLDRLFR
- a CDS encoding TetR family transcriptional regulator; protein product: MSAVSTPPTTTAPARRDAEATKAAILKAARYLLARHAHADITLKAVAERAGVSAPLILKYFGNKDALFARVMSFETDADALLDAPLDDLGRHMVRHVLVGQSRHGADPLLRIVFAPLHAEQGDILRANFRTQVTERLTERLTGPDAGLRAELAVAALLGLGVIYGLARGPHVRAAELDEIVERYAPLVQGHLTPGTPRP
- a CDS encoding MFS transporter, whose product is MEQPAPIAQPSVRPGLRGRLTIPVLAFGGILMAVMQTVVVPLLPDLPRLTRSSPGAVSWTVTATLLSGAVLTPVLGRAGDMYGKRRVLTAALLLMTVGSVMCALSSDIAVLITARALQGAAASVVPLSISILRDELPPERRGSAVALMSSTVGIGAALGLPLAALVVQYYDWHTMFWLTSLLGALGVSAVWWAVKESPVREPGRFDVAGTLGLAAGLVCLLLGVSQGGQWGWTGARVVGLFAAAVALLAVWWWQQLHTERPLVDLRLVSRPRVGLSHVAALLTGFAFYANSLVTAQLVQAPKATGYGLGLSIVETGLCLLPGGVTMLLFSPLSARISAARGPRVTLSLGAAVIACGYAVRIADSRDLWMIILGATVVATGTTLAYSALPTLILRAVPAEQTASANGVNVLMRTIGQATSSAAVAAILVHHTSPLGGVPVPTLHGYLLAFTVAGIVALVASATALTIPGDTGRRGSRRAGSGTLDARDEALEGA
- a CDS encoding aldo/keto reductase produces the protein MDERTFDRSGQHASVIGLGTWQLGADWGDVDDKEALAVLEAAAESGVTFFDTADVYGDGRSEQTIAAFLAGRPDLHVMVATKMGRRVDQIPENYVLDNFRAWNDRSRRNLGVDRIDLVQLHCPPTAVYSTDEVFDALDTLVEEERIAHYGVSVETCQEALTAIARPGVASVQIILNPFRMKPLREVLPAAREAGVGIVARVPLASGLLSGKYTKDTVFPDNDHRAYNRHGEAFDVGETFAGVDYATGVEAAAEFAALAPEGYTPAQLALRWIVQQPGVTTVIPGARSPEQARANAAAAKLPELSDETLSAIRDLYDRRIKDQVEGRW
- a CDS encoding alpha/beta fold hydrolase; its protein translation is MPAFAAPDGTELAYHVLGDDGPPVVCLPGGPMQASAYLGELGGLSARRRLVLLDFRGTGDSALPEDPATFRCDRLVDDIEALRAHLGLDSMDLLGHSAGTNPAVLYAARHPRRVDRLALITPSAGAVGLTVAPQVRRESAQSRHDEPWFPTAFAALQDITTGRATVDSWEAIAPFLYGRWDDTARAHHAAGASQRNDEAAAVFGGEGAFDPAATRAALAGLAAPVLLLAGEVDLNSPPSMVAEFAGLFAKAESVVQPGAGHFPWLDDPERFAATVGEFLA